A DNA window from Camelina sativa cultivar DH55 chromosome 13, Cs, whole genome shotgun sequence contains the following coding sequences:
- the LOC109128417 gene encoding extensin-2-like translates to MANPSNWPSLLMLVLALYAIAAHTSAQYTYSPPSPPPYVYNSPSPPPPYVYSSPPPPPYVYKSPPPPPYVYSSPPPPPYVYKSPPPPPYVYSSPPPPPYVYKSPPPPPYVYSSPPPPPYVYKSPPPPPYVYSSPPPPPYVYKSPPPPPYVYSSPPPPPYVYKSPPPPPYVYSSPPPPPYVYKSPPPPPYVYSSPPPPPYVYKSPPPPPYVYSSPPPPPYVYKSPPPPPYVYSSPPPPPYVYKSPPPPPYVYSSPPPPPYVYKSPPPPPYVYSSPPPPPYVYKSPPPPPYVYSSPPPPPYVYKSPPPPPYVYSSPPPPPYVYKSPPPPPYVTTRKQAFCEDTLRRSTALANLR, encoded by the coding sequence ATGGCCAATCCTAGTAATTGGCCATCTCTTCTTATGTTGGTCTTGGCCTTGTACGCCATTGCTGCTCATACAAGTGCTCAATACACATACTctccaccatcaccaccaccgtaCGTCTACAATTCTCCatcaccacctcctccataCGTCTATAGCtccccaccacctcctccatatgtttacaagtccccaccaccacctccttacGTCTATAGCtccccaccacctcctccatatgtttacaagtctccaccaccccCGCCTTACGTCTATAGCtccccaccacctcctccatatgtttacaagtccccaccaccacctccttatgtctacagctccccaccacctcctccatatgtttacaagtctccaccaccccCTCCTTACGTCTATAGCtccccaccacctcctccatatgtttacaagtccccaccaccacctccttacGTCTATAGCtccccaccacctcctccatatgtttacaagtccccaccaccacctccttacGTCTATAGCtccccaccacctcctccatatgtttacaagtccCCACCACCCCCTCCTTACGTCTATAGCtccccaccacctcctccatatgtttacaagtccccaccaccacctccttatGTCTATAGCtccccaccacctcctccatatgtttacaagtctccaccaccccCTCCTTACGTCTATAGCtccccaccacctcctccatatgtttacaagtccccaccaccacctccttatgtctacagctccccaccacctcctccatatgtttacaagtctccaccaccccCGCCTTACGTCTATAGCtccccaccacctcctccatatgtttacaagtccccaccaccacctccttatgtctacagctccccaccacctcctccatatgtttacaagtctccaccaccccCGCCTTACGTCTATAGCTCCCCACCACCTCCTCCGTATGTTTACaagtccccaccaccacctccttacgtcactacaagaaaacaagccttTTGCGAGGACACATTGCGACGGAGTAcagctctcgcaaatttgcgatag
- the LOC104736878 gene encoding extensin-2-like yields the protein MANPSNWPSLLMLVLALYAIAAHTSAQYTYSPPSPPPYVYNSPSPPPPYVYNSPPPPPYIYKSPPPPPYVYSSPPPPPYVYKSPPPPLYVYSSPPPPPYVYKSPPPPPYVYSSPPPPPYVYKSPPPPPYVYSSPPPPPYVYKSPPPPPYVYSSPPPLPYVYKSPPPPPPYVYTSPPPPPYVYKSPPPPPPYVYTSPPPPPYVYKSPPPPPYVYSSPPYVYKSPPPPPYVYSSPPYVYKPPPPPPYVYSSPPYVYKPPPPPPYVYSSPPYVYKPPPPPPYVYSSPPYVYKPPPPPPYVYSSPPYVYKPPPPPPYVYSSPPYVYKPPPPPPYVYSSPPYVYKPPPPPPYVYSSPPYVYKPPPPPPYVYSSPPYVYKPPPPPPYVYSSPPYVYKPPPPPYTYRYPPYVYTSPPPPSYSYSSPHPPKY from the coding sequence ATGGCCAATCCTAGTAATTGGCCATCTCTTCTTATGTTGGTCTTGGCCTTGTACGCCATTGCTGCTCATACAAGTGCTCAATACACATACTctccaccatcaccaccaccgtaCGTCTACAATTCTCCatcaccacctcctccataCGTCTACAACtccccaccacctcctccatatatttacaagtccccaccaccacctccttatGTCTATAGCtccccaccacctcctccatatgtatacaagtctccaccaccccCGCTTTACGTCTATAGCtctccaccacctcctccatatgtttacaagtccCCACCACCCCCGCCTTACGTCTATAGCtccccaccacctcctccatatgtttacaagtccccaccaccacctccttacgtctacagctccccaccacctcctccgtatgtttacaagtctccaccacctcctccttaTGTCTATagctctccaccaccacttccatatgtttacaagtctccaccacctcctcctccttatGTCTACacttctccaccaccacctccatatgtttacaagtcaccgccacctcctcctccttatGTCTACacttctccaccaccacctccatatgtttacaagtcaccaccacctcctccttacGTCTACAGTtctcctccatatgtttacaagtcaccaccacctcctccttacGTCTACAGTtctcctccatatgtttacaagccaccaccacctcctccttacGTCTACAGTtctcctccatatgtttacaagccaccaccacctcctccttacGTCTACAGCtctcctccatatgtttacaagccaccaccacctcctccttacGTCTACAGCtctcctccatatgtttacaagccaccaccacctcctccttacGTCTACAGCtctcctccatatgtttacaagccaccaccacctcctccttacGTCTACAGCtctcctccatatgtttacaagccaccaccacctcctccttacGTCTACAGCtctcctccatatgtttacaagccaccaccacctcctccttacGTCTACAGCtctcctccatatgtttacaagccaccaccacctcctccttacGTCTACAGCtctcctccatatgtttacaagccaccaccacctcctccttacGTCTACAGCtctcctccatatgtttacaagcCGCCACCTCCTCCTTACACGTACAGATatcctccatatgtttacacTTCACCGCCACCTCCAAGCTATAGTTATAGCTCTCCCCATCCTCCAAAATACTAA